The stretch of DNA CCTAGGGGGGTATGTAGACGTCCGGAGCCGGATGGCAAGCCCGCAAGGAGGCTGCACGAAAGCCGATCAGTGTTCGTGGCCGCCCTCGAAGCCCGCATATTGCTCCGCGGTCATGCCGGGCATGGCCTTGACGAAGGCGGCGATGTTCCAGAGCGTCCTATCGTCATGGGGCGGGCCGAAGGCGGGCATTCCGCTCATCTTGACCCCGTGCTTCACCATCCAGAAGATCTCGCGCTCGCTCCATTGATCCGCCACTCTTGCGAGTGCGGGCGGATGAGGCCGCATCCCGGCGGCCCATCCGGCCTTCCCCGCGCCGACGCCGCCGTGGCAATGGGCGCAGTATTCCTTGTATTCGCCCGCCCCGGCCTCGATCATCGCGGGGGTGAACTGCGGCGGAGGCCCGACATCGCCCGCGCGCGCCTCGACCCCGTTGTGCATCGCGGTGTCGAGCGCCCAGCCGACAGCGGGATTGTGGCGGTCGGTCGCGGCGACATTGTAGGCGCCGGTCAATATCACCGCGAGGCCGATGGCGAGAAGCAGCACCAGCATTCCGATCGCTCCGACGAGTGCGCCCTTGGTGGATGGCTTCATGTCGCATTCCTTTCCGTGCAGTCGACGAAGCCGGCATATCCCAGTTCGTCTTCGGCCCCGGGAACGAGGACGATCATGTCCATGCCCGAAAGCCCGGCATCGCCGCGTTCGTCG from Erythrobacter sp. encodes:
- a CDS encoding cytochrome c; its protein translation is MKPSTKGALVGAIGMLVLLLAIGLAVILTGAYNVAATDRHNPAVGWALDTAMHNGVEARAGDVGPPPQFTPAMIEAGAGEYKEYCAHCHGGVGAGKAGWAAGMRPHPPALARVADQWSEREIFWMVKHGVKMSGMPAFGPPHDDRTLWNIAAFVKAMPGMTAEQYAGFEGGHEH